One stretch of Lucilia cuprina isolate Lc7/37 chromosome 6, ASM2204524v1, whole genome shotgun sequence DNA includes these proteins:
- the LOC111674643 gene encoding heterogeneous nuclear ribonucleoprotein K isoform X4 yields the protein MLKYYEERDNEYDVRLLIHQSLAGCIIGKGGQKIKEIRDKIGCRILKVFSNVAPQSTDRVVQTVGKQSEVIDAIREVITLTRETPIKGPVHNYDPLNYDRIYADEYGGYGNIPGSSRPSRDGRRGGDRGGDYGRSGGRNDRSRSGGRSRDNNPFINPWANDDGGFGGNGGGGGNGGFGGGNFGGGGSGFGGGNFGGGNNGGFGGNGPMGGNNFGNNGGFGGNQGGGGGFGNNGFGGGFGGAGNQGGFGGNMNQGGFGGPSNMGNGMGGPSGSSGFGPSNNVSNNITGNLPEGHDPKNSTQVSIPKDLAGAIIGKGGGRIRRIRNESGAYITIDEPLPGSSDRIITISGNPKQIQMAQYLLQQSVHDNQRKHF from the exons ATGTTAAAATACTATGAAGAG cGTGATAATGAATACGATGTACGTTTATTGATTCATCAAAGTTTGGCTGGTTGTATTATTGGCAAAGGTggtcaaaaaattaaagaaattcgtgat aaaattggctGCCGTATTCTAAAAGTATTTTCAAATGTTGCACCCCAAAGTACAGATCGTGTGGTCCAGACGGTGGGCAAACAAAGTGAAGTTATTGATGCCATACGTGAAGTTATAACGCTGACTAGAGAAACACCCATTAAGGGTCCTGTACATAATTATGATCCCTTGAATTATGATCGCATATATGCCGATGAATATGGCGGTTATGGCAATATACCCGGCAGTAGTCGTCCCTCAAGAGATGGTCGCCGTGGAGGCGATAGAGGTGGTGATTATGGCCGCAGTGGTGGACGTAATGACCGCAGCCGCAGCGGTGGCCGTAGTCGGGATAATAATCCTTTTATAAATCCTTGGGCCAATGATGATGGTGGTTTTGGCGGTAATGGCGGTGGTGGTGGTAATGGAGGTTTTGGTGGCGGTAACTTTGGTGGTGGCGGCAGTGGTTTTGGCGGTGGTAACTTTGGTGGTGGCAATAATGGTGGTTTTGGTGGCAATGGCCCCATGGGTGGCAATAACTTTGGCAACAATGGCGGTTTTGGTGGCAATCAAGGTGGAGGCGGTGGTTTTGGTAATAATGGTTTTGGAGGCGGTTTTGGTGGTGCTGGTAATCAAGGTGGTTTTGGTGGCAACATGAATCAGGGCGGTTTCGGTGGTCCCTCTAACATGGGCAATGGCATGGGTGGTCCTTCTGGTTCCTCTGGCTTTGGTCCTTCGAATAATGTTTCCAATAACATCACCGGCAATCTACCCGAAGGTCATGATCCCAAAAATAGCACACAAGTTTCCATACCTAAAGAT ttggCTGGTGCTATCATTGGCAAGGGTGGCGGCCGCATTAGACGCATTCGCAATGAGTCCGGTGCTTATATAACCATTGATGAGCCCTTGCCCGGTTCCTCTGATCGCATTATTACCATCTCCGGTAATCCCAAGCAAATACAAATGGCCCAATATTTGCTGCAACAGAG